From Quercus lobata isolate SW786 chromosome 1, ValleyOak3.0 Primary Assembly, whole genome shotgun sequence, one genomic window encodes:
- the LOC115981077 gene encoding G2/mitotic-specific cyclin S13-7-like isoform X1, whose translation MASRALVPLQQQLKGEGMQKNVPAEGRTRRVLQDIGNMVAERAVEVKLQAQPIARAFCTELIANAQAAAEKNKLQKPIKDALGAVAGYGVVVKKGGVATKVAAAQKIVKKPNPEEVIVISSDEEDEGKCAGRRKLKEGPSRKNVKTLTAILTARSKAACGITKKPKDLIENIDAADVDNELAVAEYVDEMYKFYKETEDLSQVHDYMIKQTDINAKMRSILVDWLIEVHRKFELTPETLYLTINIVDRFLSIMAVSRRELQLVGISSMLIASKYEEIWAPEVNDFVCISDNAYLREQILVMEKTILEKLEWLMTVPTPYVFLVRYIKASVPSDKEMENMVFFLAELGLLHYPTITSYCPSKIAASAVYAARCTLDNSPFWNETLEHYTGYSECQLKDCAELLVSLHSVAAEGKLKAVHRKFTSSDRGAVALLTPAKSLSSKSS comes from the exons ATGGCTTCTAGAGCTCTTGTTCCTCTGCAACAACAACTCAAAG GTGAAGGAATGCAGAAGAATGTACCTGCAGAAGGAAGGACTAGGCGGGTTCTCCAAGATATTGGTAATATGGTTGCTGAGAGAGCTGTGGAAGTGAAGCTTCAAGCTCAGCCCATTGcaag GGCTTTTTGTACAGAACTAATTGCTAATGCACAAGCAGCAGCAGAGAAGAATAAG TTGCAGAAACCAATTAAAGATGCTTTAGGTGCAGTAGCTGGATATGGGGTCGTTGTGAAGAAAGGCGGTGTAGCAACAAAGGTGGCGGCAGCTCAAAAGATTGTCAAGAAGCCTAATCCTGAGGAGGTGATTGTGATTAGCTCAGATGAAGAGGATGAGGGTAAATGCGCTGGTAGAAGAAAATTAAAGGAAGGGCCTTCAAGGAAGAATGTCAAGACCCTCACTGCAATACTCACCGCTCGAAGCAag GCTGCTTGTGGAATCACCAAAAAGCCCAAGGATCTGATAGAAAACATCGATGCTGCTGATGTTGACAATGAATTGGCGGTGGCTGAATATGTGGATGAAATGTACAAGTTCTACAAAGAGACTGAG GATTTGAGTCAAGTGCATGACTACATGATTAAACAAACAGACATAAATGCTAAGATGAGATCAATCCTTGTAGACTGGTTGATAGAGGTTCATCGCAAATTTGAACTCACGCCAGAGACCCTGTATCTCACAATAAATATTGTGGATCGATTCCTTTCGATAATGGCGGTATCTAGGAGGGAACTTCAGTTGGTTGGAATCAGCTCAATGCTAATTGCAAGCAAGTATGAAGAGATTTGGGCACCAGAG GTCAATGACTTTGTTTGCATTTCAGACAATGCCTATCTTAGGGAACAGATATTGGTCATGGAGAAAACAATCTTGGAAAAGCTGGAATGGTTAATGACAGTCCCTACTCCTTATGTTTTCCTTGTTCGATATATCAAGGCCTCTGTGCCATCTGATAAGGAG ATGGAGAATATGGTGTTTTTCTTAGCTGAACTTGGTCTACTGCACTATCCTACTATAACTTCATATTGCCCTTCAAAGATTGCTGCTTCTGCTGTTTATGCTGCACGATGTACCCTTGACAACAGCCCTTTCTGGAATGAAACTCTAGAGCACTACACAGGCTATTCTGAATGCCAGCTAAA GGATTGCGCGGAGCTCTTGGTAAGCTTACATTCTGTGGCTGCAGAAGGTAAGCTCAAGGCAGTGCATAGGAAATTCACAAGTTCAGATAGGGGTGCTGTTGCTCTTCTCACCCCAGCCAAAAGCCTGTCAAGCAAATCATCTTGA
- the LOC115981077 gene encoding G2/mitotic-specific cyclin S13-7-like isoform X2: MASRALVPLQQQLKGEGMQKNVPAEGRTRRVLQDIGNMVAERAVEVKLQAQPIARAFCTELIANAQAAAEKNKKPIKDALGAVAGYGVVVKKGGVATKVAAAQKIVKKPNPEEVIVISSDEEDEGKCAGRRKLKEGPSRKNVKTLTAILTARSKAACGITKKPKDLIENIDAADVDNELAVAEYVDEMYKFYKETEDLSQVHDYMIKQTDINAKMRSILVDWLIEVHRKFELTPETLYLTINIVDRFLSIMAVSRRELQLVGISSMLIASKYEEIWAPEVNDFVCISDNAYLREQILVMEKTILEKLEWLMTVPTPYVFLVRYIKASVPSDKEMENMVFFLAELGLLHYPTITSYCPSKIAASAVYAARCTLDNSPFWNETLEHYTGYSECQLKDCAELLVSLHSVAAEGKLKAVHRKFTSSDRGAVALLTPAKSLSSKSS; encoded by the exons ATGGCTTCTAGAGCTCTTGTTCCTCTGCAACAACAACTCAAAG GTGAAGGAATGCAGAAGAATGTACCTGCAGAAGGAAGGACTAGGCGGGTTCTCCAAGATATTGGTAATATGGTTGCTGAGAGAGCTGTGGAAGTGAAGCTTCAAGCTCAGCCCATTGcaag GGCTTTTTGTACAGAACTAATTGCTAATGCACAAGCAGCAGCAGAGAAGAATAAG AAACCAATTAAAGATGCTTTAGGTGCAGTAGCTGGATATGGGGTCGTTGTGAAGAAAGGCGGTGTAGCAACAAAGGTGGCGGCAGCTCAAAAGATTGTCAAGAAGCCTAATCCTGAGGAGGTGATTGTGATTAGCTCAGATGAAGAGGATGAGGGTAAATGCGCTGGTAGAAGAAAATTAAAGGAAGGGCCTTCAAGGAAGAATGTCAAGACCCTCACTGCAATACTCACCGCTCGAAGCAag GCTGCTTGTGGAATCACCAAAAAGCCCAAGGATCTGATAGAAAACATCGATGCTGCTGATGTTGACAATGAATTGGCGGTGGCTGAATATGTGGATGAAATGTACAAGTTCTACAAAGAGACTGAG GATTTGAGTCAAGTGCATGACTACATGATTAAACAAACAGACATAAATGCTAAGATGAGATCAATCCTTGTAGACTGGTTGATAGAGGTTCATCGCAAATTTGAACTCACGCCAGAGACCCTGTATCTCACAATAAATATTGTGGATCGATTCCTTTCGATAATGGCGGTATCTAGGAGGGAACTTCAGTTGGTTGGAATCAGCTCAATGCTAATTGCAAGCAAGTATGAAGAGATTTGGGCACCAGAG GTCAATGACTTTGTTTGCATTTCAGACAATGCCTATCTTAGGGAACAGATATTGGTCATGGAGAAAACAATCTTGGAAAAGCTGGAATGGTTAATGACAGTCCCTACTCCTTATGTTTTCCTTGTTCGATATATCAAGGCCTCTGTGCCATCTGATAAGGAG ATGGAGAATATGGTGTTTTTCTTAGCTGAACTTGGTCTACTGCACTATCCTACTATAACTTCATATTGCCCTTCAAAGATTGCTGCTTCTGCTGTTTATGCTGCACGATGTACCCTTGACAACAGCCCTTTCTGGAATGAAACTCTAGAGCACTACACAGGCTATTCTGAATGCCAGCTAAA GGATTGCGCGGAGCTCTTGGTAAGCTTACATTCTGTGGCTGCAGAAGGTAAGCTCAAGGCAGTGCATAGGAAATTCACAAGTTCAGATAGGGGTGCTGTTGCTCTTCTCACCCCAGCCAAAAGCCTGTCAAGCAAATCATCTTGA